A window of the Juglans microcarpa x Juglans regia isolate MS1-56 chromosome 5D, Jm3101_v1.0, whole genome shotgun sequence genome harbors these coding sequences:
- the LOC121265943 gene encoding BAG family molecular chaperone regulator 3-like isoform X2: MMKKRSNGYGKMSESSTVAASSTSREEAVEWEMRPGGMLVQKRSDIKDVSAPNIRLRVVYGALRHEISVNSQATFGELKKLLTGETGLQPGEQRVIFRGKERENGEYLDMCGVKDRSKVILMEDPSSIERRFIETRRNAKIQSAHRAISDVSLEVDKLAEQVSTIEKSISNGVKVAEVQITTLTEMLMRQAIKLDMISAEGDASAQKNLQACRETRFLSSQLVAQPQTCLLHAILI, from the exons ATGATGAAGAAAAGGTCCAATGGGTATGGTAAAATGAGTGAGAGCTCAACCGTGGCGGCGTCGTCTACATCCAGAGAAGAAGCAGTCGAGTGGGAGATGAGACCCGGAGGAATGTTGGTACAGAAAAGAAGCGATATTAAGGATGTTTCCGCTCCGAATATACGGCTTCGAGTGGTTTACGGTGCACTCCGGCATGAGATCTCGGTCAATTCTCAGGCCACGTTTG GGGAGTTGAAGAAGCTACTGACGGGAGAGACGGGTTTACAGCCGGGAGAACAGCGGGTGATATTCAGAGGAAAAGAGCGAGAGAACGGGGAGTACTTGGACATGTGCGGGGTGAAAGACCGGTCCAAGGTGATACTGATGGAGGACCCGTCGAGCATCGAGCGCAGATTCATCGAGACGCGCAGGAATGCCAAGATCCAGAGCGCCCACCGCGCCATCTCCGACGTTTCCTTGGAAGTCGATAAGCTTGCTGAGCAG GTCTCTACCATTGAAAAATCTATTTCAAATGGGGTTAAGGTGGCGGAAGTTCAAATCACGACATTAACTGAGATGCTTATGAGACAAGCAATCAAACTAGATATGATTTCTGCAGAAGGAGATGCTTCTGCTCAGAAGAATTTGCAG GCTTGTAGAGAGACTCGGTTTTTATCGAGCCAGCTTGTAGCTCAGCCACAGACTTGCTTGCTTCATGCTATATTGATATGA
- the LOC121265943 gene encoding BAG family molecular chaperone regulator 2-like isoform X1 yields MMKKRSNGYGKMSESSTVAASSTSREEAVEWEMRPGGMLVQKRSDIKDVSAPNIRLRVVYGALRHEISVNSQATFGELKKLLTGETGLQPGEQRVIFRGKERENGEYLDMCGVKDRSKVILMEDPSSIERRFIETRRNAKIQSAHRAISDVSLEVDKLAEQVSTIEKSISNGVKVAEVQITTLTEMLMRQAIKLDMISAEGDASAQKNLQGKRVQKCVESLDALKISNARIKPVIVTTKWETFDPPPTTPQWEFFD; encoded by the exons ATGATGAAGAAAAGGTCCAATGGGTATGGTAAAATGAGTGAGAGCTCAACCGTGGCGGCGTCGTCTACATCCAGAGAAGAAGCAGTCGAGTGGGAGATGAGACCCGGAGGAATGTTGGTACAGAAAAGAAGCGATATTAAGGATGTTTCCGCTCCGAATATACGGCTTCGAGTGGTTTACGGTGCACTCCGGCATGAGATCTCGGTCAATTCTCAGGCCACGTTTG GGGAGTTGAAGAAGCTACTGACGGGAGAGACGGGTTTACAGCCGGGAGAACAGCGGGTGATATTCAGAGGAAAAGAGCGAGAGAACGGGGAGTACTTGGACATGTGCGGGGTGAAAGACCGGTCCAAGGTGATACTGATGGAGGACCCGTCGAGCATCGAGCGCAGATTCATCGAGACGCGCAGGAATGCCAAGATCCAGAGCGCCCACCGCGCCATCTCCGACGTTTCCTTGGAAGTCGATAAGCTTGCTGAGCAG GTCTCTACCATTGAAAAATCTATTTCAAATGGGGTTAAGGTGGCGGAAGTTCAAATCACGACATTAACTGAGATGCTTATGAGACAAGCAATCAAACTAGATATGATTTCTGCAGAAGGAGATGCTTCTGCTCAGAAGAATTTGCAG GGGAAGAGGGTGCAGAAGTGTGTTGAAAGTCTTGATGCGCTGAAGATATCAAATGCGAGAATAAAGCCTGTAATTGTCACAACAAAGTGGGAGACCTTTGATCCTCCTCCCACCACACCTCAATGGGAATTTTTTGATTGA
- the LOC121264657 gene encoding protein BREAST CANCER SUSCEPTIBILITY 1 homolog — translation MGHENDLERMGRELKCPICLSLLCSAVSLTCNHVFCNSCIVKSMKSGCACPVCKVPYRRREVRPAPHMDNLVSVYKSMEVASGINIFVTQNTSSTKLSDGEKQAGGDDNQGEYDTGGNSQDRTKKQKNLKGKAFKANTKNTAKPSFPAKKRVQVPKRPFSETPTRLAQFEGELCEFAKEEPRGSPTILKKPALSEKGEPMLSPFFWLREEEDVEKSTQQTDEDLLMDMPPVNVPAFSDIKDSDDEYPPNLTPTGGLHGKCSHVADFDSEMFEWTQRPCSPELCSSPFKRQVANVEEINRIQERELEAGLQGVTRNDDLRSENSKRRNSKQGSGTGDMVLPNGATCRTEGRNNNIIGGNKSNKSGRIRKASERAQKCAKRQTDSDFGIYVDLNEASENFIQEQVSYNNESVGKTIIRGKKIGYGTSATKPTPENAHTVSLETETLSHENVVTETSPSFGKKEGNDEGYTLKKDGKRPKKINCSVRSGKRKLDSVKDTMLEEVPSIRKRKTEDAIPTLAPLSMPMAENKEASDYTHKPSKHAKETKSSDRELRSKNKLKVSDSIWKDDLVHDIRESPTSVPPCETQLNEKIQGKSDFKVQDDTSVVPRLPSPINEVVLQKCETISYKFQCAFCLSSEESEASGEMVHYYNGRPAAADHNGGFKVIHVHRNCTEWAPNVYFEDNIAINLEAELTRSRRIKCCCCGNKGAALGCYEKSCRKSFHVPCAKFIPQCRWDTDNFVMLCPLHLSSKLPSESPGSQERRKKCTPKQKLSQRDCVASKHEISTSRNCNFCVSSKKLVLCCSALTTPDWEIVSDFERLSGVTVLKKWDSSVTHVIGSTDENGACRRTLKILMGILEGKWILSIEWIRACMKVMQLVDEEPYEISVDIHGIRDGPRLGRLRLLNKQPKLFNGCKFYFMGDFTPSYKGYLQDLVVAAGGTILHRKPITEDPNASIVQTFIIYSLEMPDKCNPSKKATIINRRRSDADALASSTGAKLASNSWVLNSIAACNLQNLPE, via the exons ATGGGTCATGAGAACGACCTGGAGAGGATGGGCAGAGAACTCAAGTGCCCCATTTG CTTGAGTCTTCTGTGCTCTGCGGTTTCTCTTACGTGCAATCATGTATTCTGCAA CTCATGTATCGTGAAATCAATGAAATCGGGCTGTGCTTGTCCAGTTTGTAAAGTGCCGTATCGGCGTAGAG AGGTTCGGCCTGCTCCTCACATGGATAACCTGGTGAGCGTTTACAAAAGTATGGAAGTTGCTTCCGGAATCAATATTTTTGTCACTCAAAATACATCTTCGACTAAATTGTCAG ATGGAGAGAAGCAAGCTGGGGGTGATGATAACCAGGGTGAATATGATACAGGTGGAAATTCTCAGGACagaacaaagaaacaaaaaaacttgAAAGGAAAAGCATTTAAGGCCAACACAAAAAATACTGCAAAACCTTCATTTCCAGCCAAGAAGAGGGTTCAGGTGCCAAAACGCCCTTTTTCAGAAACCCCAACAAGGCTTGCACAGTTTGAAGGTGAATTGTGTGAATTTGCCAAGGAAGAACCTAGAGGTAGTCCAACCATTTTAAAGAAGCCTGCTCTGAGTGAAAAGGGAGAACCGATGCTTTCACCTTTCTTTTGGTTGAGGGAGGAGGAAGATGTAGAAAAGTCAACTCAGCAAACTGATGAGGATCTGCTCATGGATATGCCACCTGTAAATGTTCCTGCCTTCAGTGATATCAAGGACTCAGATGATGAATACCCTCCTAATTTGACCCCAACT GGGGGATTGCATGGTAAGTGCTCCCATGTTGCAGATTTTGATAGTGAGATGTTTGAATGGACACAAAGACCTTGCTCTCCTGAACTTTGTTCAAGTCCCTTCAAGAGACAG GTTGCAAATGTGGAAGAGATCAACAGGATTCAAGAGAGAGAATTAGAAGCAGGTTTACAGGGTGTGACAAGAAATGATGACCTAAGATCTGAAAATTCAAAACGCCGAAATTCTAAACAAGGAAGTGGTACTGGAGATATGGTCCTGCCCAATGGGGCCACTTGCAGAACTGAAGGtcgtaataataatataattgggGGTAATAAATCTAACAAGAGTGGTAGAATCAGGAAGGCAAGTGAAAGAGCCCAAAAGTGTGCTAAGAGACAAACAGATTCAGATTTTGGAATTTATGTCGATTTAAATGAAGCATCAGAAAATTTTATCCAAGAACAAGTTTCTTACAATAATGAAAGTGTGGGTAAGACTATCATACGGGGAAAGAAGATTGGTTATGGCACCAGTGCAACTAAACCAACACCTGAAAATGCTCATACCGTCTCTTTGGAAACAGAAACTCTCAGTCATGAAAATGTGGTAACTGAGACATCTCCCTCATTTGGGAAAAAAGAAGGCAATGATGAAGGCTATACCTTGAAGAAGGATGGAAAAAGGCCAAAGAAGATCAATTGCTCGGTAAGATCAGGGAAACGAAAGCTGGATTCTGTGAAGGACACCATGCTTGAAGAAGTACCTAGTATACGAAAACGAAAAACTGAGGATGCTATCCCCACGTTAGCTCCCTTATCTATGCCTATGGCTGAAAATAAGGAAGCCTCTGATTACACCCACAAACCGAGCAAACATGCAAAAGAAACTAAGTCATCTGATCGAGAACTCAGAAGTAAGAATAAGTTGAAAGTTTCTGATAGTATCTGGAAGGATGACTTGGTACATGACATCCGAGAGAGTCCTACTAGTGTTCCTCCATGCGAAACCCAACTCAATGAAAAGATTCAGGGCAAATCTGATTTCAAAGTTCAGGATGATACATCTGTCGTGCCGAGGCTTCCTTCTCCGATAAATGAAGTTGTCTTACAGAAATGTGAGACCATTAGTTATAAGTTTCAATGTGCTTTCTGTCTTTCTTCGGAAGAATCAGAG GCATCAGGAGAAATGGTCCACTACTATAATGGTAGGCCCGCTGCCGCAGATCACAATGGAGGATTCAAGGTCATACATGTGCACAGGAATTGCACTGAATG GGCCCCTAATGTCTATTTCGAAGATAATATTGCAATTAATCTTGAAGCTGAATTAACTAGAAGTCGGAGAATCAAATGTTGTTGCTGTGGAAATAAGGGCGCAGCACTTGGGTGCTACGAGAAGAGTTGTCGCAAAAGTTTTCATGTGCCCTGTGCAAAGTTTATCCCTCAATGTCGATGGGATACT GATAACTTTGTCATGTTATGCCCTCTTCATCTCTCCTCTAAGTTGCCCAGTGAAAGCCCTGGATCTcaagagaggaggaagaaatgTACTCCTAAACA GAAATTATCTCAACGTGATTGTGTTGCTAGTAAACATGAAATCAGTACCAGTAGGAATTGCAATTTTTGTGTCTCTTCAAAGAAATTGGTTCTCTGCTGTTCAGCTCTCACAACTCCTGACTGG GAGATTGTTTCTGATTTTGAGAGATTATCTGGAGTTACTGTTTTGAAAAAGTGGGATTCAAGTGTCACCCATGTAATTGGATCTACAGATGAAAATGGGGCATGCAGGAGAACCCTCAAAATATTGATGGGTATCTTGGAGGGAAAGTGGATACTTAGCATCGAAT GGATCAGGGCCTGTATGAAGGTCATGCAACTAGTCGATGAGGAGCCTTATGAAATTAGTGTCGACATTCATGGGATCAGGGATGGCCCTCGACTTGGAAGGCTAAGATTGCTGAACAAG CAACCAAAGCTTTTCAATGGGTGTAAGTTCTATTTCATGGGAGATTTTACACCTTCATATAAGGGGTACCTACAAGACCTTGTAGTTGCTGCTGGAGGAACAATTCTTCATAGAAAACCTATTACAGAGGACCCCAACGCCTCAATAGTTCAAACCTTCATAATTTACAGTCTTGAGATGCCTGATAAATGTAATCCTAGCAAGAAAGCTACAATTATCAACCGTCGCCGATCTGATGCAGATGCCCTGGCAAGTTCCACTGGAGCCAAACTGGCAAGCAATTCATGGGTGTTGAACTCCATAGCAGCCTGCAATTTACAAAATCTTCCTGAATAA
- the LOC121264659 gene encoding myosin heavy chain, striated muscle has protein sequence MSRIRAFSSPELAPPMTNHTKSSDQDYFFEGIATNVKLLLKLVQDHNEARSKENDDRKVQRVAGMVKIIEDIKSRIEKCQTSEKKKEFRRCNTDLRPNIPIDVKKPDELVIDEKEKLRKELNASLAARKSLEVLCSSLGKEKEIIASELARKVQEMNGMEELINDLKAQNEKLSTKVQACAQEHKLERKSGKAETQGVAGLQERNKALSVQLLKSLDGYRSLKRKLKEAKEENVGILAAMEQVGMEAQAGVGRLRNFRKRMASRAETPPLDIEEEISALEHMFEGFNMKISKHEHKMSERMDLKTEVNFRESSVLA, from the exons ATGAGCCGCATTCGAGCATTTTCATCTCCGGAACTTGCACCTCCCATGACAAATCATACCAAAAGCTCAGATCAAGATTATTTCTTTGAAG gtATCGCAACGAATGTTAAGCTGCTACTGAAACTAGTGCAAGATCACAATGAGGCACGGTCAAAAGAAAATGACGATCGGAAGGTGCAAAGGGTAGCTGGAATGGTGAAAATCATCGAAGATATAAAATCCAGGATTGAAAAATGTCAAACTTCTGAGAAGAAAAAGGAGTTCAGGAGGTGCAACACAGATCTTAGGCCTAATATACCAATTGACGTCAAGAAGCCCGACGAACTGGTTATCGACGAGAAAGAAAAACTGAGAAAAGAGCTGAATGCGAGCTTGGCTGCACGAAAGAGTCTTGAAGTATTGTGTTCAAGTTTGGGAAAGGAGAAGGAGATCATAGCATCAGAGCTTGCAAGAAAGGTTCAGGAAATGAATGGCATGGAGGAACTTATCAATGATCTTAAAGCGCAAAACGAAAAGTTGTCGACTAAG GTACAAGCTTGTGCTCAAGAGCACAAGCTGGAGAGGAAGTCTGGCAAGGCAGAGACTCAAGGGGTTGCAGGCCTGCAGGAGAGAAACAAGGCTCTTTCGGTGCAACTACTCAAGTCGCTTGATGGGTATCGATCCTTGAAGAGGAAACTCAAAGAGGCAAAAGAGGAAAATGTTGGAATTCTTGCTGCAATGGAGCAAGTGGGGATGGAAGCACAAGCTGGCGTTGGCAGACTGCGCAACTTCAGGAAACGGATGGCTTCGAGGGCTGAAACACCACCACTGGATATTGAAGAGGAGATTTCAGCCCTAGAGCACATGTTTGAGGGCTTTAACATGAAGATATCAAAGCATGAGCACAAGATGAGTGAGCGTATGGATCTAAAAACTGAGGTCAATTTCAGAGAGTCTTCTGTTCTTGCATGA